Proteins from a genomic interval of Nasonia vitripennis strain AsymCx chromosome 3, Nvit_psr_1.1, whole genome shotgun sequence:
- the LOC100116526 gene encoding protein PTHB1 — protein sequence MSLFRTKEWWRTECGDSKESFDGQSLLIVQQLFGRGGDGGGQDSEEQQKQSKEVIVVASHAGYLRIYAPANQWIDEANAPGAYKSTDLVVEAKLADCILDVKAGRFVSGSQETRLAILTPTKLVVYTATLTKGSTEHGDRCSLQVAYEHQLQRFPASLTIGPFGGARGRDFLCVQCLDGTLLFYEQEVYSFSRSLKARLLPEPLVYIARNDVFVTMGSGWVLECYRYQNIAEVGRKEEAEGVDVSKGIVPDWSYNIGEPILDINSVILSSFEVGIVVLGERTLYCLGDACTSIKSAKRLEYSPLCFLAYVIEPDGKLMVIVIADTSTLMIYEGTTLKWSAQLPFAPVAVARAHLQNLEGAIVILSEEGRLEVCYLGSEPSLFVAPPIHRRGFDYVAAEKELLKLRRLMKKSSSSDAQVTNAMMESELSINAIVSPELLPSPCSSRNESTEDKEARQSSMCKISVELTSYTTLQEVQVFIEAAKPLVVSKDTLDLSNLCEKYTMETTVYLENESLPLASELQITATYANESGNLRVVQKTVQLPLKMLLRPCPPESTAAFSVTIKSAEPVLNFSQIFPEFIGEYSSRQVTNSLGLLHAQAAQVVTIASGLMLNRYRVQAADGTALPLVIHQLISRLRDKAPAAADQLSCNVAQQHLQLVQTKLDAHFAARIKIRAASKEIGLLTTQLRNIEKRMLRGMRERNSRSLAATGLPTLLDSTYRAIFALLDELQAARAERERTAHSLQCSLRLLLLLLQLSVSEDKCAMLQSAIGFKPQLRDEVDWEEVTDMALIGLTRALSNKPQQQQRDIGGADATATRQHTSWNRFESARDLAKLKKRLAHALEKLSASGSGAGIKESPAEEQAAADAATG from the exons ATGTCGCTGTTCAGGACGAAAGAGTGGTGGCGCACCGAGTGCGGCGACTCCAAGGAGAGTTTCGACGGCCAGAGCTTGCTAATCGTTCAGCAACTGTTTGGAAGAGGAGGAGACGGCGGTGGACAGGACAGCGAGGAGCAGCAAAAGCAGTCGAAGGAGGTGATCGTGGTGGCCAGTCATGCCGGGTATTTGAGGATATACGCACCGGCGAACCAGTGGATCGACGAGGCCAATGCGCCTGGTGCCTACAAGTCTACTGATCTTGTTGTCGAGGCCAAGCTCGCCGATTGTATTCTCGATGTCAAGGCCGGAAGATTCGTTTC GGGTTCGCAGGAGACACGACTGGCTATCCTCACTCCAACGAAACTCGTGGTTTACACTGCCACGTTGACCAAAGGCTCAACTGAACACG GTGACAGATGCAGCCTACAGGTGGCTTACGAGCACCAGCTTCAGCGTTTTCCTGCCTCGCTGACCATCGGTCCTTTCGGTGGAGCCAGGGGTCGAGACTTTCTCTGCGTTCAATGTCTTGATGGTACCTTACTGTTCTACGAGCAAGAGGTCTATTCGTTTAGCCGTTCGCTCAAGGCACGACTGCTGCCCGAACCACTAGTTTATATAGCGCGTAACGATGTTTTCGTTACTATGGGTTCTGGCTGGGTCCTCGAATGCTACAG gTACCAGAATATTGCCGAAGTCGGTCGTAAAGAAGAGGCTGAGGGGGTGGACGTGTCGAAGGGTATAGTGCCTGACTGGAGTTACAACATCGGTGAACCGATACTCGACATCAACTCTGTAATCCTGAGCAGTTTCGAAGTCGGGATCGTGGTTCTCGGCGAGCGCACGCTATACTGCCTCGGTGACGCCTGCACCTCCATCAAATCCGCAAAGAGGCTAGAATACAGCCCGCTATGCTTTCTCGCCTACGTCATAG AGCCGGACGGCAAGCTGATGGTGATCGTGATCGCCGATACGAGCACGCTCATGATTTACGAAGGTACGACCCTCAAGTGGTCGGCGCAGCTACCTTTTGCTCCCGTCGCCGTGGCCAGGGCGCACCTTCAG AACCTGGAAGGCGCGATCGTGATCCTGTCGGAGGAGGGTCGCCTGGAGGTCTGCTATCTCGGCTCGGAGCCGTCGCTTTTCGTCGCCCCGCCGATCCACCGCCGGGGATTCGATTACGTCGCTGCCGAGAAGGAGCTGCTCAAGCTGCGCCGACTTATGAAGAAGTCCTCGTCATCGG ATGCCCAGGTGACGAATGCGATGATGGAATCCGAACTCTCGATAAACGCTATCGTATCACCGGAGCTGTTGCCGTCGCCTTGCTCTTCGAGAAACGAGAGCACCGAGGACAAAGAGGCCAGGCAGTCGAGCATGTGCAAAATCAGCGTCGAACTCACGTCCTACACCACTCTGCAGGAAGTTCAGGTTTTTATCGAGGCAGCCAAGCCACTCGTTGTTTCTAAGGATACCCTGGACCTCTCGAATCTTT GTGAAaagtacacgatggagacaaCGGTGTATCTGGAGAACGAGTCCCTGCCGCTGGCCTCTGAGCTGCAGATTACGGCGACTTACGCGAACGAAAGCGGTAATCTTCGCGTCGTGCAAAAGACTGTACAGCTGCCACTGAAGATGCTGCTGAGGCCCTGTCCCCCCGAGAGCACAGCAGCCTTCTCCGTCACCATCAAAAGCGCCGAGCCCGTTCTCAACTTTAGCCAAATCTTTCCAG AATTCATCGGCGAGTACTCGTCGCGCCAGGTGACGAATTCTCTGGGACTATTGCACGCCCAGGCTGCTCAAGTTGTGACAATCGCCTCGGGTCTGATGCTGAACAGGTATCGCGTGCAGGCAGCCGACGGTACGGCTCTGCCACTGGTAATCCACCAGCTAATCTCCCGACTACGCGACAAGGCTCCAGCCGCCGCGGATCAACTTAGCTGTAACGTAGCCCAACAACACCTACAACTCGTGCAGACGAAACTCGATGCGCACTTTGCGGCGAGGATTAAAATTCGGGCTGCTTCT AAGGAGATCGGCCTGCTGACGACCCAGTTGAGAAACATCGAGAAGAGAATGCTGCGCGGCATGAGGGAGCGGAATTCCCGATCCCTCGCCGCTACCGGACTCCCGACCCTCCTCGACTCCACGTATCGCGCGATCTTCGCGCTCCTCGACGAGCTTCAAGCTGCCCGAGCG GAACGTGAGCGCACAGCACACAGCCTACAGTGCTCCTTGAGGTTACTGCTCCTGCTGCTTCAGCTCAGCGTGAGCGAGGATAAGTGCGCGATGCTCCAGTCGGCCATTGGATTCAAGCCTCAGCTGCGCGACGAAGTC GACTGGGAGGAAGTGACGGACATGGCGTTGATCGGCCTGACACGCGCTCTCTCCAACAAGcctcaacagcagcagcgagacaTCGGCGGCGCCGATGCTACCGCAACGCGGCAACACACGAGCTGGAACAGGTTCGAGTCGGCGCGCGATTTggcgaaattgaaaaagcgcCTGGCGCACGCCCTCGAGAAGCTCTCGGCAAGCGGCAGCGGCGCCGGCATCAAGGAGTCGCCCGCGGAGGAACaggctgctgctgatgctgccaCCGGCTAA